A genomic region of Janthinobacterium lividum contains the following coding sequences:
- a CDS encoding neutral zinc metallopeptidase encodes MKWEGNRESDNVEDRRGEDGGGGGGGGFGFGGRSIGIGTIVIALVGSYVLGVNPLTLLNLLSGGGGQVSTQQSQAPARQPPESDEMARFVKTVLADTEDTWGALFKAEGGSYVKPKLVLFSGSTPTACGTGQSASGPFYCPGDQKVYLDLDFFNLMQQRFKVSGEFAEAYVIAHEVGHHVQNLLGLSEKVDKARRTQSERQANAMSVRLELQADCFAGVWAYHANADRKILEQGDVEAALKAATAIGDDALQRQSQGHVVPDSFTHGTSEQRVRWFTKGIESGQISQCNTFEARQL; translated from the coding sequence ATGAAATGGGAAGGCAATCGCGAAAGCGACAATGTGGAAGATCGCCGTGGCGAAGACGGCGGCGGGGGCGGCGGTGGCGGCTTTGGTTTTGGCGGGCGCTCGATCGGCATCGGCACCATCGTCATCGCCCTCGTCGGCTCGTATGTGCTGGGCGTCAATCCCTTGACCTTGCTGAATCTGCTCAGCGGCGGTGGCGGCCAGGTCAGCACCCAGCAAAGCCAGGCACCGGCGCGCCAGCCGCCCGAATCGGACGAGATGGCCCGCTTCGTGAAAACCGTGCTGGCCGATACGGAAGACACGTGGGGCGCCCTGTTCAAGGCCGAGGGCGGCAGCTATGTGAAACCCAAGCTGGTGCTGTTTTCCGGCAGCACCCCGACCGCTTGTGGCACGGGCCAGAGCGCCAGCGGCCCCTTCTACTGCCCCGGCGACCAGAAAGTCTACCTGGATCTCGATTTCTTCAATCTGATGCAGCAGCGCTTCAAGGTCTCGGGTGAATTCGCCGAAGCGTATGTGATCGCCCATGAAGTGGGCCACCACGTGCAAAACCTGCTGGGCTTGTCCGAGAAGGTCGACAAGGCGCGCCGCACGCAGTCGGAACGCCAGGCCAACGCCATGTCCGTGCGCCTGGAATTGCAGGCCGACTGCTTTGCCGGCGTGTGGGCGTATCACGCGAACGCCGACCGCAAGATCCTGGAACAGGGCGACGTGGAAGCGGCCCTGAAAGCGGCCACGGCCATTGGCGACGATGCGCTGCAGCGCCAGTCGCAAGGCCATGTCGTGCCGGATTCGTTTACGCACGGCACCTCGGAGCAGCGCGTGCGCTGGTTTACCAAGGGCATCGAAAGCGGCCAGATTTCCCAGTGCAATACGTTCGAGGCACGCCAGTTGTAG
- a CDS encoding substrate-binding periplasmic protein yields the protein MNGAGRRLLALALLAPALAVPSQAPARELLAVGAQFERVFEYQDSGEYGGLGAELLRLMAARTGNTVRFRMVPWARAQAMLVQGQADILIGPYKTPERIASMAFSDKPFYQDQMVFYTRQDASFGWDGDYAVLKNRRVVLLNGWAYGADWERVRPGLQVSVANNVENGLKMLVHNHVDVFVSNRRNTDPVIARLGYGRQVKPLPKVIELQNGYFAFPRSPTFDKLRLQFDQELNNLIETGELKRLGKRYDVTVP from the coding sequence ATGAACGGAGCAGGGCGGCGCCTGCTGGCCCTGGCGCTGCTGGCGCCTGCGCTGGCTGTGCCATCGCAGGCGCCAGCCCGGGAACTGCTGGCCGTGGGCGCGCAGTTCGAGCGCGTGTTCGAGTACCAGGACAGCGGTGAATATGGCGGCCTGGGCGCGGAATTGCTGCGCCTGATGGCGGCGCGCACGGGTAACACCGTGCGTTTTCGCATGGTGCCGTGGGCGCGCGCGCAAGCCATGCTGGTGCAAGGCCAGGCCGATATCCTGATCGGCCCCTACAAGACGCCCGAGCGAATCGCCAGCATGGCGTTTTCCGACAAGCCGTTCTACCAGGACCAGATGGTCTTTTATACGCGCCAGGACGCCAGCTTCGGCTGGGATGGCGACTACGCGGTGCTGAAGAACCGCCGGGTGGTGCTGCTCAATGGCTGGGCCTATGGCGCGGACTGGGAGCGCGTGCGGCCCGGCTTGCAGGTCAGCGTGGCCAACAATGTGGAAAACGGCTTGAAGATGCTGGTGCACAACCACGTCGACGTGTTTGTCAGCAACCGCCGCAACACCGATCCCGTGATTGCCCGCCTCGGCTATGGACGCCAGGTGAAACCATTGCCCAAAGTCATAGAACTGCAAAACGGCTATTTCGCCTTCCCCCGCTCGCCCACTTTCGACAAGCTGCGCTTGCAGTTCGACCAGGAGCTGAATAACCTGATCGAGACGGGCGAGCTGAAAAGACTGGGCAAGCGCTACGACGTCACCGTGCCCTGA
- the nadC gene encoding carboxylating nicotinate-nucleotide diphosphorylase: MSTLVNSFAPFDPALARAFEGNLLAALLEDVGQCDLTGELVPPDHIVTARVIVREAAVLCGAPWFEGIMKSLDRSIDIVWHYAEGDMMAADSVVCTIEAPARALLTAERSALNFLQLLSAVATATRQYVDVIAGTKASILDTRKTLPGLRLAQKYAVRVGGGKNQRLALYDGILIKENHIAAAGGVSQALENARNLDAGVPVQIEVETLAQLQEALDAGAVSVLLDNFSNDMMREAVAITKGRALLEASGGINFDTVRAIAETGVDRISIGSLTKDVRATDYSLRIVG; this comes from the coding sequence ATGAGTACCCTCGTTAATTCTTTCGCCCCTTTCGATCCCGCCCTGGCGCGCGCATTCGAAGGCAATTTGCTGGCCGCCTTGCTGGAAGACGTGGGCCAGTGCGACCTGACGGGTGAGCTGGTGCCGCCTGACCACATCGTCACGGCCCGTGTCATCGTGCGCGAAGCAGCCGTGCTGTGCGGCGCGCCTTGGTTCGAAGGCATCATGAAAAGCCTGGACCGCAGCATCGACATCGTTTGGCATTACGCCGAAGGCGACATGATGGCGGCCGACAGCGTCGTCTGCACCATCGAAGCGCCGGCGCGCGCCTTGCTTACGGCCGAGCGCAGCGCCCTCAATTTCCTGCAATTGCTGTCGGCCGTGGCCACGGCCACGCGCCAGTATGTCGACGTGATCGCCGGCACCAAGGCGTCCATTTTAGATACGCGCAAGACCTTGCCTGGCCTGCGCCTGGCGCAAAAGTATGCGGTGCGCGTCGGTGGCGGCAAGAACCAGCGCCTGGCCCTGTACGACGGCATCCTGATCAAGGAAAACCATATCGCGGCCGCGGGCGGCGTCAGCCAGGCCCTGGAAAACGCGCGCAATCTCGACGCGGGCGTGCCCGTGCAGATCGAGGTGGAAACCCTGGCGCAATTGCAGGAAGCGCTGGATGCGGGCGCCGTCTCCGTCTTGCTCGATAACTTCAGCAACGACATGATGCGCGAGGCCGTGGCCATCACCAAAGGCCGTGCCTTGCTGGAAGCGTCCGGCGGCATCAATTTCGATACCGTGCGCGCCATTGCCGAAACGGGCGTGGACCGCATCTCGATCGGCAGCCTGACCAAGGATGTGCGGGCCACCGATTACTCCTTGCGCATCGTCGGCTGA
- the nadA gene encoding quinolinate synthase NadA: MQTLAIKSVEYEHPQDGASCTAHAWARTPATPSPAEKAELITRIKRLLIEREAVLVAHYYVDADLQDLAEATGGCVSDSLEMARFGRDHPAKTLVVAGVRFMGETAKILSPEKTVLMPDLDATCSLDLGCPVDEFTAFCDAHPDRTVVVYANTSAAVKARADWMVTSSIGLDIVAHLHAQGKKILWAPDKHLGSYIQKQTGADMLLWQGSCLVHDEFKGIELDLLKEEYPQAKVLVHPESPANVVALADMVGSTSQMIAAAQTMDTDTFIVATDNGILHKMRAAAPGKRFIEAPTAGNSATCKSCAHCPWMAMNGLLNLAQTLENMHNEIHVDPAVGQLAVRSINRMLDFAAAKKAGLKPGADLAKETTLFQGIGPA, encoded by the coding sequence ATGCAAACTTTAGCCATCAAATCCGTCGAGTATGAACATCCACAAGACGGAGCCAGCTGCACTGCCCACGCCTGGGCACGCACGCCAGCGACGCCTTCCCCGGCTGAAAAAGCCGAACTGATCACGCGCATCAAGCGCCTGCTGATCGAGCGCGAAGCCGTGCTCGTTGCCCACTACTACGTTGATGCTGACCTGCAAGACCTGGCGGAAGCCACGGGCGGCTGCGTCTCCGATTCCCTGGAAATGGCCCGCTTCGGGCGCGACCATCCGGCCAAGACCCTGGTCGTGGCCGGCGTGCGCTTCATGGGCGAAACGGCGAAAATACTCAGTCCCGAGAAAACGGTATTGATGCCCGACCTCGACGCGACCTGTTCGCTCGATCTCGGCTGCCCGGTGGATGAATTCACGGCCTTCTGCGACGCCCATCCGGACCGCACCGTCGTCGTCTACGCCAACACCAGCGCAGCAGTCAAAGCGCGCGCGGACTGGATGGTGACATCGTCCATCGGCCTCGACATCGTTGCCCATTTACATGCGCAGGGCAAGAAAATCCTGTGGGCACCCGACAAGCACCTGGGCTCGTATATCCAGAAGCAAACGGGCGCCGACATGCTGCTGTGGCAGGGGTCATGCCTGGTGCACGACGAATTCAAGGGCATCGAACTCGATTTGCTCAAGGAAGAGTATCCGCAAGCCAAAGTCCTCGTGCATCCGGAGTCGCCCGCGAATGTGGTGGCGCTGGCCGACATGGTGGGTTCCACGTCGCAAATGATTGCGGCAGCGCAAACTATGGACACGGACACGTTTATTGTCGCCACCGACAACGGCATCCTGCACAAGATGCGCGCGGCCGCGCCGGGCAAGCGTTTCATCGAAGCGCCCACGGCCGGCAACAGCGCCACCTGCAAAAGCTGCGCGCATTGCCCGTGGATGGCCATGAATGGCTTGCTGAACCTGGCGCAGACGCTGGAAAACATGCACAACGAAATCCACGTCGATCCTGCCGTCGGCCAACTGGCCGTGCGCTCGATCAACCGCATGCTCGATTTTGCCGCCGCCAAGAAGGCGGGCCTCAAGCCGGGCGCGGACCTGGCAAAAGAAACCACATTGTTCCAAGGAATCGGTCCAGCATGA
- a CDS encoding ABC-F family ATPase — MLSTANITMQFGAKPLFENISVKFGDGNRYGLIGANGCGKSTFMKILGGDLDPSGGNVMLDTNERLGKLRQDQFAFEDMRVLDVVMMGHTEMWAAIQQRDAIYANPEATDDDYMQAADLEGKVSEYDGYTAESRAGELLLGAGVAIDLHQGPMSNVSPGWKLRVLLAQALFSNPDILLLDEPTNNLDINTIRWLEDVLNERNSTMIIISHDRHFLNQVCTHVADMDYGTLKIYPGNYDEYMFASTQARNQQLANNAKAKDKVAELQEFVRRFAANKSKARQATSRAKQIEKIKVDDIKPSSRAYPFVRFDGEKKLHRLAVEVENISKGFDRQLFKNFSIMVEAGERIAIIGANGAGKTTMLRCIAGDIAGLQPDQGRVKWAENANVGYMPQDPTEDFAKDTNLTDWIGQWTKEGDDDQAVRSILGRLLFGGDDVKKAVKVLSGGEKGRMMYGKLMLGRHNVLMLDEPTNHMDMESIESLNIALEKYAGTLIFVSHDREFVSSLANRIIEIKEDEVVDYRGNYEDYLKSQGID, encoded by the coding sequence ATGCTTTCAACCGCAAATATTACGATGCAGTTTGGCGCCAAGCCATTGTTTGAGAATATCTCCGTCAAGTTCGGCGACGGCAACCGCTATGGTTTGATCGGCGCGAACGGCTGCGGCAAGTCGACGTTCATGAAGATCCTGGGCGGCGACCTGGATCCGTCGGGCGGCAACGTCATGCTCGATACCAACGAACGCCTGGGCAAGCTGCGCCAGGACCAGTTTGCCTTTGAAGACATGCGCGTCCTCGACGTCGTCATGATGGGCCACACGGAAATGTGGGCTGCCATCCAGCAGCGCGACGCGATCTACGCGAACCCGGAAGCGACCGACGACGACTACATGCAGGCCGCCGACCTGGAAGGCAAAGTCTCCGAATACGACGGCTACACGGCCGAATCGCGCGCCGGCGAACTGCTGCTGGGCGCCGGTGTCGCCATCGACCTGCATCAGGGCCCGATGAGCAATGTGTCGCCAGGCTGGAAGCTGCGCGTGCTGCTGGCGCAGGCGCTGTTCTCGAACCCGGACATCCTGCTGCTCGACGAGCCGACGAATAACCTGGACATCAACACGATTCGCTGGCTGGAAGACGTGCTCAACGAGCGCAATTCCACCATGATCATCATTTCCCATGATCGCCACTTCCTGAACCAGGTGTGCACCCACGTGGCCGACATGGACTACGGCACCCTGAAGATTTATCCAGGCAACTACGACGAATACATGTTCGCTTCGACCCAGGCGCGCAACCAGCAGTTGGCCAATAACGCGAAAGCGAAAGACAAGGTTGCCGAGCTGCAGGAATTCGTGCGCCGCTTCGCGGCGAACAAGTCGAAGGCCCGCCAGGCCACGTCGCGCGCCAAGCAGATCGAAAAGATCAAGGTCGACGACATCAAGCCATCGTCGCGCGCCTATCCGTTCGTGCGTTTCGACGGCGAAAAGAAATTGCACCGCCTGGCCGTGGAAGTCGAGAATATCTCGAAAGGTTTCGACCGCCAGCTGTTCAAGAATTTCAGCATCATGGTCGAGGCGGGCGAGCGCATCGCCATCATCGGCGCCAACGGTGCCGGCAAGACCACCATGCTGCGTTGCATCGCTGGCGACATCGCCGGCCTGCAGCCTGACCAGGGCCGCGTGAAGTGGGCGGAAAACGCCAACGTCGGCTACATGCCGCAGGATCCGACGGAAGATTTCGCCAAAGACACGAACCTGACCGACTGGATCGGCCAGTGGACGAAAGAGGGCGACGACGACCAGGCCGTGCGTTCCATCCTGGGCCGCTTGCTGTTCGGCGGCGACGATGTGAAAAAGGCTGTCAAGGTACTGTCCGGTGGTGAAAAAGGCCGCATGATGTACGGCAAGCTGATGCTGGGCCGCCACAACGTGCTGATGCTCGATGAGCCGACCAACCACATGGACATGGAATCGATCGAATCGCTGAACATCGCGCTGGAAAAATACGCGGGTACCCTGATCTTCGTGTCGCATGACCGCGAATTCGTCTCTTCGCTGGCCAACCGCATCATCGAGATCAAGGAAGATGAAGTGGTCGATTACCGCGGCAACTATGAGGATTACCTCAAGAGCCAAGGTATTGATTAA
- a CDS encoding erythromycin esterase family protein, with product MRKLRSTIIFTMLASLAMPVLSADKPLSLPDRLAALRTTIAIDHGKMLGSGAAPLINAGLESQFVLIGEDHGITEIANFSAAYFEALADQGFTTLIVENGPAVAGALEKALKSNTGVAGIAAFNQAYPVATAFYKWQAEAQFLARIAKAAGPSFQLVGMDQELMGASKYLLDQMAEQPLNPLAKAKIEAFRKRESDNYRRASESGDPRELFMVKIQEEELFALQKLLTAPEEMPALAMLNSLIESRSIYTKNMTPGQGYGSNTQRARLMKQYVASHLTHAPAQRMLLKAGAVHVFRGYNPLGAGSREIGNYLAEYAEGRGQKSLHVLVLALKGQQAQFAGIGRASASTEIEKVDSKSSMAGVLPFFAAAKEHKEWSLFDVRPLLGSAKTLANGDSSVQGMIQGYDFVLVIPEGNATSDL from the coding sequence ATGCGAAAACTTCGTTCCACGATTATTTTTACCATGCTGGCCAGTTTGGCCATGCCTGTATTGTCGGCGGATAAGCCGCTCTCTTTGCCGGACCGCCTGGCTGCCCTTCGCACGACTATTGCGATCGACCATGGAAAGATGCTTGGTTCCGGCGCGGCACCATTAATAAATGCGGGCCTGGAAAGCCAATTCGTACTCATCGGTGAGGACCATGGGATTACAGAAATTGCGAATTTTTCGGCGGCGTATTTTGAAGCATTGGCAGATCAAGGATTTACGACGCTGATTGTCGAAAATGGGCCGGCGGTTGCCGGTGCCTTGGAAAAAGCGTTGAAGTCCAATACTGGCGTCGCTGGCATAGCCGCATTTAATCAGGCATATCCGGTCGCCACTGCTTTTTACAAGTGGCAAGCTGAGGCGCAATTCCTGGCCCGTATCGCCAAAGCTGCCGGACCATCGTTCCAATTGGTGGGAATGGATCAGGAGCTCATGGGCGCTTCGAAATATTTGCTCGACCAAATGGCTGAGCAACCGCTTAATCCTTTGGCGAAAGCAAAAATCGAGGCCTTCCGCAAGCGTGAAAGCGACAACTATCGCCGAGCGTCGGAGAGCGGAGACCCGAGAGAGCTCTTCATGGTAAAAATCCAAGAGGAAGAATTATTCGCGCTGCAGAAGCTGCTCACGGCACCTGAGGAAATGCCCGCCTTGGCGATGCTAAATTCATTGATTGAAAGCCGCAGCATTTATACTAAAAACATGACTCCGGGACAAGGATATGGGTCGAATACACAACGTGCCAGGCTGATGAAGCAGTATGTGGCCAGCCATTTGACGCATGCGCCTGCACAGCGCATGTTGCTGAAAGCCGGTGCAGTGCATGTCTTCCGAGGCTATAACCCGCTTGGTGCCGGTAGCCGGGAGATCGGCAATTATTTGGCGGAATATGCGGAAGGCCGCGGACAAAAATCGCTGCATGTGCTGGTGCTGGCGCTCAAAGGCCAGCAGGCGCAATTTGCGGGCATTGGGCGCGCGTCGGCCTCCACAGAAATTGAAAAAGTCGATAGCAAGTCTTCCATGGCTGGCGTATTGCCCTTCTTTGCCGCGGCGAAAGAGCATAAGGAATGGTCATTGTTCGACGTGCGCCCCTTGCTGGGATCGGCGAAAACTCTGGCGAATGGAGACAGCAGTGTCCAAGGCATGATTCAGGGCTACGATTTCGTACTGGTCATTCCAGAGGGAAACGCAACGTCGGATCTGTGA
- a CDS encoding DUF2939 domain-containing protein encodes MKKTTIAAAAAIIAIAATVYASPYYTLHQIKTALAERNAEALAAHVDFPALRASVKTQLEASMARSIEATAGSGNPLAALGQSIASAMLGKMVDTMVSPAGVVALVNKSAVSPQAEVNANPDAPADGARKKADYTAGYAGVNTFVVRAKGGNAQEGALVLLRHGVWGWKLSSIEIASAMAAH; translated from the coding sequence TTGAAAAAAACTACCATTGCCGCCGCTGCGGCCATCATTGCCATCGCCGCCACCGTCTACGCTTCGCCGTACTACACCTTGCACCAAATTAAGACTGCGCTGGCCGAGCGCAATGCCGAAGCGCTGGCCGCACACGTGGACTTCCCCGCCCTGCGCGCCAGCGTCAAGACGCAGCTGGAAGCCAGCATGGCCCGCAGCATCGAGGCGACAGCTGGCAGCGGCAACCCTCTGGCCGCCCTGGGACAGTCGATCGCCAGCGCCATGCTGGGCAAGATGGTCGACACCATGGTCTCGCCCGCCGGCGTGGTCGCGCTGGTCAACAAGAGCGCCGTCAGCCCGCAAGCAGAGGTGAATGCGAATCCGGATGCGCCCGCCGATGGTGCACGGAAGAAGGCCGACTATACGGCGGGCTATGCCGGCGTGAACACTTTCGTCGTGCGCGCCAAGGGTGGCAATGCGCAGGAAGGCGCGCTGGTCCTGCTGCGCCATGGCGTGTGGGGCTGGAAACTAAGCTCGATCGAGATTGCCTCGGCGATGGCCGCACATTAG
- a CDS encoding GNAT family N-acetyltransferase, with protein sequence MPAHPHKDLPYTICISATIDAEVEQTILDGLNAYNDAITGYSDRQALSVIVRDRDSQRVLGGAMGRTSLGLLFLDLFYLPAALRGLGLGSQILAQFEEEGRRRGCASAVLYTISFQAPEFYERRGWRRFGDIACSPEGTSRVFMSKAL encoded by the coding sequence ATGCCTGCACACCCGCACAAGGACTTACCCTACACTATCTGCATCAGCGCCACGATCGATGCGGAGGTCGAGCAAACCATCCTCGACGGCTTGAATGCCTACAACGATGCCATCACCGGCTATAGTGACAGGCAGGCGTTGAGCGTGATCGTGCGCGACCGCGACAGCCAGCGGGTGCTGGGCGGCGCCATGGGCCGGACCTCGCTGGGCCTGCTGTTTCTCGATCTGTTCTATTTGCCCGCCGCCTTGCGCGGGCTGGGTCTGGGCAGCCAGATACTGGCGCAATTCGAAGAGGAAGGACGTCGGCGCGGCTGCGCTTCGGCGGTGCTGTACACCATCAGTTTCCAGGCACCCGAGTTTTACGAGCGCCGCGGCTGGCGCCGCTTCGGCGACATCGCCTGCAGCCCGGAAGGCACGAGCCGGGTATTCATGAGCAAGGCCTTGTAG
- a CDS encoding DUF3334 family protein, with the protein MDAEKDVVYGTEDLLMSLCNSVVRVLNVATQSKVNYSGMVQRITKTGLKPDIGCFVMFDGGFTGLVVLNFAADTAMEIYERYMLHMGMPKSELASFYTSDEVSNIMGELMNQIVGDFTGKVRRELQTNITQSQPKMLVLNKQVMLSVDTPLDRPEMRRVTFYTEKNNIFYLELAIDRTEFIKLHDFDSREVDADSLMDGEFANRERDAAPAPAAEPEDDDNADLLKSLGM; encoded by the coding sequence ATGGATGCAGAAAAGGATGTTGTGTACGGTACAGAAGATTTGTTGATGAGTTTGTGCAACTCGGTGGTTCGGGTGCTCAACGTTGCAACACAAAGCAAGGTCAATTATTCGGGCATGGTGCAGCGCATCACCAAGACGGGCCTGAAGCCGGACATCGGCTGCTTCGTGATGTTCGATGGCGGTTTCACTGGCCTGGTCGTGCTCAATTTTGCCGCCGATACGGCGATGGAAATCTACGAGCGCTACATGTTGCACATGGGTATGCCGAAGTCGGAGCTGGCCAGTTTCTACACGTCGGACGAAGTGTCGAACATCATGGGCGAGCTGATGAACCAGATCGTGGGCGACTTCACGGGCAAGGTGCGGCGCGAACTGCAAACGAATATCACCCAGAGCCAGCCGAAGATGCTGGTGCTGAACAAGCAGGTGATGCTCAGCGTCGACACGCCGCTGGACCGTCCGGAAATGCGCCGCGTCACTTTCTATACGGAAAAGAACAATATTTTCTACCTGGAACTGGCGATCGACCGTACCGAGTTCATCAAGTTGCATGATTTCGATTCGCGCGAAGTCGACGCCGACTCGCTGATGGATGGCGAATTCGCGAACCGCGAACGGGACGCCGCCCCGGCGCCTGCAGCGGAGCCGGAAGACGACGACAACGCCGACCTGCTCAAGTCCCTGGGCATGTAA
- a CDS encoding DUF1488 family protein: MPYEILRDSIAIEQAGDAIRFHLTVFGAEKTCRITITALHSLDQGQGGDLLAIFDTHRLRIGQRAFAYLSRDLLVSGVVLRALDF; the protein is encoded by the coding sequence ATGCCCTATGAAATCCTGCGCGACAGCATCGCGATCGAGCAGGCGGGTGATGCCATCCGTTTCCATTTGACCGTTTTCGGGGCGGAAAAGACGTGCCGTATCACCATCACGGCATTGCACAGCCTGGACCAGGGGCAGGGTGGCGACTTGCTGGCCATCTTCGACACCCACCGCCTGCGCATCGGCCAGCGTGCCTTCGCCTACCTGAGCCGCGATCTGCTGGTCAGCGGCGTGGTCTTGCGCGCCCTTGATTTTTAG
- a CDS encoding sensor histidine kinase codes for MMHLFLVENRAELERRCREKVAMRSMRLPSEHQLQHGVPIFLDQLIRTLKAEDAGKMALSLAISGPADGSAHGTSELADSATTHGGQLLALGYSISQVVHGYGDLCQAVSDLAVVMDEQFAVEEFRTLNRCLDNGIAEAVSEFTQRRDVLIANEQALALSQRIGYFAHELRNQLGTASLAVSALKQGGMGVTGATGAVLERSLVGLRTLIDRSLAEVRVEAGLTLQRSVFSLNNFITEVSYSASLEADLLRCTLVVEEVAPLLQLHADQDLLLSAVGNLLQNAFKFGAPNGTVVLRAYANGERIRIEVEDNGAGLPPEAADDMFLPFTQAGANKTGLGLGLSIARRSVEANGGNLSVESVVGHGCVFIIDLPRHVDSAATFAA; via the coding sequence ATGATGCATTTATTCCTAGTGGAAAATCGCGCCGAGCTTGAGCGCCGTTGCCGTGAAAAGGTCGCCATGAGGTCCATGCGCTTGCCGTCCGAGCATCAGTTGCAACACGGCGTACCCATCTTTCTGGATCAGCTGATCCGTACCTTGAAGGCGGAAGATGCAGGCAAGATGGCGCTAAGCCTGGCCATTTCCGGCCCCGCTGATGGCAGTGCGCATGGCACATCGGAACTGGCCGACAGTGCCACCACGCACGGCGGGCAATTGCTGGCGCTCGGTTATTCCATCAGCCAGGTAGTGCACGGTTATGGCGACCTGTGCCAGGCTGTCAGCGATCTCGCCGTGGTCATGGACGAGCAGTTCGCCGTCGAGGAATTCAGGACGCTGAACCGTTGCCTCGACAACGGCATCGCCGAAGCCGTGTCGGAATTTACCCAGCGGCGCGACGTGCTGATTGCCAATGAACAGGCATTGGCACTGAGTCAGCGCATCGGCTACTTTGCCCATGAACTGCGCAATCAACTGGGAACGGCCAGCCTGGCTGTCTCTGCGCTCAAGCAGGGTGGCATGGGTGTGACGGGCGCGACCGGGGCCGTACTCGAGCGCAGCCTCGTGGGTTTGCGTACCCTGATCGACCGCTCCCTGGCGGAGGTGCGGGTGGAGGCGGGCCTGACCTTGCAGCGTTCGGTTTTTTCCTTGAATAACTTCATCACAGAAGTGAGCTATTCGGCAAGCCTGGAAGCGGACTTGCTGCGCTGCACCCTGGTCGTGGAAGAGGTCGCTCCCTTGCTGCAGCTCCATGCGGACCAGGATTTGCTGCTCTCCGCCGTGGGAAACCTGCTGCAGAATGCCTTCAAGTTTGGCGCGCCAAATGGCACCGTGGTGCTGCGCGCGTATGCGAATGGCGAACGGATCAGGATCGAGGTGGAAGACAACGGCGCCGGCCTGCCGCCGGAGGCCGCGGATGACATGTTTTTGCCATTTACGCAAGCCGGCGCCAACAAGACTGGCCTGGGACTGGGCCTGTCGATTGCCCGGCGCAGCGTGGAGGCGAATGGCGGCAACTTGAGCGTGGAGAGCGTGGTTGGCCATGGCTGCGTCTTCATCATCGACTTGCCACGGCATGTCGATTCTGCCGCCACGTTCGCCGCATGA